A single Pedobacter sp. PACM 27299 DNA region contains:
- a CDS encoding zinc-dependent metalloprotease has protein sequence MNFESTFKQKNSSLTRAAFFLLFPVLIGGTAFAQQTKWPGSIAGKAVQDTTAKNAASKKSTIKKFSEIIPAGTKADEGLFNVYKVDQKYFFEIPDSLLGRDLLVVTRFTQTPVALRESRAQYGGEMLNNQVWNWEKHDKQIFIRVPNFKFVADKSSDLHQALENSNALPILAAFDIKAFSTNGKGVLIEVTDFYNGDIPGMSLPEGLKKTYKIAGIDNTRSFIDTAKSFPTNIEVKTVKTYRSPELPTDKTVGAMTFGLNTSMLLLPKEPMKARLENKRIGYFTERQLDFGVSDKHVTPTAYIQRWKLEPKDEAAYSRGELVEPKKQIVYYIDPATPKKWVPFLIQGVNDWNTAFEAAGFKNAIVAKEAPTPQQDPEFSTEDARYSVIRYFASSTENAYGPRIADPRSGEIMESHIGWYHNVMSLLRSWFFVQTAAINPQARGAEISDAQMGQLVRFVSSHEVGHTLGLLHNFGSSAAFPVDSLRSKTFTAKYGTAPSIMDYARFNYIAQPADGVTEIYPKIGAYDQHAIKFGYTYFPGDNSSKEEKKALDAMVLKKAKDPLYFYGKQGSIDPRAQSEDLGDNAMKASTYGIENLKRILPNLEKWTYEPGKELEDVNDLYYEVIRQYRRYVNHVLANVSGLQEDVKTVDEPGAVYSYTPKAKQQQAVAFLNKQVFSTPNWLLNPSILARVDYGVVNHRITEMQNQVLTSLLETYGFARMIDDETKNGANAYTVNNLLTDLRGYIFNSEIPDVFKRALQRSYADRLGVLLKLDKPVVESGYAIMGITPYNPNISDMRLMVRSELKKLQASVKASQASATNPLIKSHYEDLADRIYKMLNPKV, from the coding sequence ATGAATTTCGAATCTACCTTTAAACAAAAGAATAGCAGCCTGACAAGGGCTGCTTTCTTCCTCCTATTTCCTGTTCTAATCGGCGGAACTGCCTTTGCACAGCAAACAAAATGGCCGGGCAGCATAGCCGGTAAAGCGGTACAGGATACTACGGCAAAAAATGCAGCCAGCAAAAAAAGCACTATCAAAAAGTTTTCAGAAATCATCCCTGCTGGCACTAAAGCCGATGAAGGATTGTTCAACGTATATAAAGTAGATCAGAAATACTTTTTTGAAATCCCTGATTCTCTATTGGGGAGAGACCTGTTGGTGGTGACTAGATTTACACAAACACCAGTAGCATTGAGAGAGTCCAGAGCGCAATATGGCGGCGAAATGCTAAACAACCAGGTTTGGAACTGGGAAAAACACGACAAACAAATCTTCATTAGAGTTCCGAATTTCAAATTTGTAGCTGATAAATCGTCAGATTTACACCAGGCATTGGAAAACTCTAATGCACTCCCAATTCTAGCCGCCTTTGACATCAAAGCTTTCAGTACGAATGGCAAAGGGGTTTTAATTGAGGTAACGGATTTTTACAATGGTGATATCCCTGGAATGTCCTTACCAGAAGGATTGAAAAAGACGTATAAAATTGCTGGTATCGACAATACCCGTTCTTTCATTGATACCGCAAAAAGTTTTCCAACCAACATAGAAGTGAAAACGGTAAAAACGTATAGAAGTCCGGAATTGCCCACTGACAAAACCGTTGGGGCCATGACTTTTGGATTAAATACATCCATGTTGTTATTGCCAAAAGAGCCGATGAAAGCGCGTCTGGAGAACAAAAGAATCGGTTATTTCACAGAAAGACAACTTGATTTTGGCGTTTCCGACAAACACGTTACACCTACTGCTTACATTCAAAGATGGAAGTTGGAGCCAAAAGACGAAGCCGCTTATAGCCGTGGTGAGCTCGTAGAACCGAAAAAACAAATCGTTTATTATATAGACCCTGCAACGCCTAAAAAGTGGGTTCCTTTCTTAATTCAGGGGGTGAACGACTGGAATACTGCTTTTGAAGCCGCAGGTTTTAAAAATGCAATCGTAGCTAAAGAAGCACCTACACCTCAGCAGGATCCGGAATTTAGTACAGAAGATGCACGTTATTCTGTGATCCGTTATTTTGCCTCTTCTACAGAAAACGCTTACGGTCCGAGGATAGCAGATCCTAGATCAGGAGAGATTATGGAAAGTCATATTGGCTGGTATCACAATGTGATGTCCTTACTGAGAAGTTGGTTCTTCGTACAAACAGCAGCGATTAATCCACAGGCAAGAGGTGCTGAAATCAGTGATGCGCAAATGGGACAATTGGTCAGATTTGTTTCCTCTCATGAGGTAGGTCACACGCTTGGTTTACTCCATAACTTTGGTTCCAGTGCGGCATTTCCTGTAGATTCTCTGCGCTCAAAAACCTTCACTGCTAAATATGGTACCGCCCCTTCCATCATGGATTATGCGCGTTTCAACTATATCGCACAGCCGGCTGATGGCGTCACAGAGATTTACCCTAAAATTGGTGCTTACGATCAGCATGCTATTAAATTCGGTTATACTTATTTCCCTGGCGACAATTCCTCTAAAGAAGAGAAAAAGGCATTGGATGCCATGGTTTTGAAAAAGGCTAAAGACCCCTTGTATTTCTATGGGAAACAGGGTTCAATAGACCCACGCGCACAAAGTGAAGACCTGGGCGACAATGCCATGAAGGCTAGTACCTACGGAATTGAAAACTTAAAAAGAATCCTCCCGAACCTGGAAAAGTGGACTTACGAGCCAGGTAAAGAACTGGAAGATGTAAACGATTTATATTATGAAGTGATCCGCCAGTACAGACGTTATGTAAACCATGTGCTGGCTAATGTAAGCGGCTTACAGGAAGATGTAAAAACAGTAGATGAACCGGGTGCAGTGTACAGCTATACGCCAAAAGCAAAGCAGCAGCAAGCCGTAGCATTCTTAAATAAACAAGTTTTCAGCACACCAAACTGGCTGTTAAATCCTTCCATTTTAGCAAGAGTAGATTATGGGGTCGTTAATCACAGGATTACAGAAATGCAAAATCAGGTGTTGACCTCACTATTGGAAACTTATGGTTTCGCCAGAATGATTGATGATGAGACAAAAAACGGGGCAAATGCTTATACGGTAAATAATCTGCTGACGGACTTACGTGGTTATATCTTCAATTCAGAGATACCTGATGTGTTCAAAAGAGCCTTACAAAGGTCTTATGCAGATCGTTTAGGTGTGCTGTTGAAGTTAGATAAACCGGTAGTAGAATCGGGTTATGCAATTATGGGGATCACGCCTTACAATCCAAATATTTCGGACATGAGGCTGATGGTTCGTTCAGAATTGAAAAAACTACAAGCTAGTGTAAAAGCTTCGCAGGCAAGCGCAACTAATCCATTGATCAAAAGTCATTATGAAGACCTTGCCGATCGCATTTACAAGATGTTAAACCCTAAAGTTTAA
- a CDS encoding RagB/SusD family nutrient uptake outer membrane protein: MNFIPSKYTTTIILAGLLSMSSCKKDFLDRKPLNLISEASLWEDPELIKLSVNEFYNFMNSGFTATSLPAAITDDIQVIGSEESKISGYLTGDFNAITFPQKNLWKDSYAQIRKINYFLERAETAPALNPAQRKEMLGQARFFRAFVYFQLFSSFKEVPLLLKAQPVEESQDKPFKTSQQDGVAFIAAELAQAAEELPASWANTEYGRITSAAAQAFQSRVLLWAASALNNPANSADKWQAAADAAKKVMNTGYYSLQADYNDPFLKKNVLVKPEVILEFRYNGLKGEKQHSFDKNNSPAGYGGKGTNSPTQEIVDEYEMKNGKMIGESGSGYLASDPYVGRDPRFEKSVLYNNASFKGRAVETFAKGKDMPTSNPTPTGFYIRKFIAEDFDYNKDVNVTSSTNWVIMRFAEVLLNYAEAQNEAIGPDATVYQAINDIRKRAKMPELPTGLSQPEMRAKIRHERRIELAFEDQTRYNDLRRWKEAANILNKSVNGVTITKATNGSLTFASKKSGSRVFTDKNYWQPIPLTEIATNPNLKPQNEGW, translated from the coding sequence ATGAACTTTATACCTTCAAAATATACCACCACCATCATCCTTGCAGGCTTACTTAGTATGAGCTCCTGCAAGAAAGATTTCCTGGATAGAAAACCCCTAAACCTGATTTCGGAAGCCAGCCTATGGGAAGATCCGGAACTCATTAAATTGTCTGTAAATGAGTTTTACAACTTTATGAACAGCGGCTTTACCGCTACTTCCCTTCCTGCCGCCATCACAGACGACATCCAGGTGATTGGCAGCGAAGAAAGCAAGATTTCAGGTTACCTAACCGGAGATTTCAATGCCATTACTTTTCCTCAAAAAAACCTTTGGAAAGACAGCTATGCACAGATCAGAAAGATCAATTACTTCCTGGAAAGAGCAGAAACAGCACCAGCATTGAATCCTGCGCAAAGAAAAGAAATGTTAGGACAAGCACGTTTTTTCAGAGCCTTCGTTTATTTTCAATTGTTCAGCAGTTTTAAAGAAGTTCCTTTATTGCTAAAAGCACAGCCGGTTGAAGAATCCCAGGACAAACCCTTTAAAACCAGTCAGCAGGACGGGGTGGCGTTTATTGCGGCTGAGTTGGCTCAGGCAGCGGAAGAACTACCAGCATCCTGGGCAAATACAGAATACGGCCGCATTACCAGTGCTGCCGCACAAGCCTTTCAAAGCCGTGTTCTACTATGGGCAGCGAGTGCCTTAAATAACCCAGCCAATAGTGCAGACAAATGGCAGGCAGCAGCTGATGCCGCAAAAAAGGTGATGAACACGGGTTATTACAGCTTGCAAGCAGATTATAACGATCCTTTCCTGAAAAAGAATGTACTGGTAAAACCGGAGGTGATCCTGGAATTCCGTTACAATGGATTAAAAGGGGAGAAACAACACAGCTTTGATAAGAACAATAGTCCAGCAGGATATGGCGGCAAAGGTACCAATTCCCCTACTCAGGAAATTGTAGATGAATATGAAATGAAAAACGGGAAGATGATCGGCGAAAGCGGATCTGGCTACCTGGCTTCCGACCCCTATGTAGGTCGCGATCCACGCTTCGAAAAATCTGTATTGTACAACAATGCCAGCTTTAAAGGAAGAGCAGTAGAAACCTTCGCTAAAGGTAAAGACATGCCGACTTCCAATCCAACACCTACCGGCTTTTACATCCGGAAATTCATCGCGGAAGATTTCGATTACAACAAAGATGTGAACGTAACCAGCAGTACCAATTGGGTGATCATGCGCTTTGCAGAAGTACTTTTAAACTATGCTGAAGCACAAAACGAAGCCATTGGACCGGACGCCACGGTGTATCAGGCCATCAATGACATTCGTAAAAGAGCGAAAATGCCGGAACTGCCTACAGGCTTATCTCAGCCGGAAATGCGTGCAAAAATCCGCCATGAACGCAGGATTGAGCTGGCTTTCGAAGACCAGACCCGTTATAACGATCTGCGTCGCTGGAAAGAAGCAGCCAACATCCTCAATAAATCAGTAAACGGGGTGACCATCACCAAAGCGACCAATGGCAGCTTAACTTTTGCCTCAAAAAAATCAGGCAGCAGGGTGTTTACCGATAAAAACTACTGGCAGCCTATTCCTTTAACCGAAATCGCGACCAACCCAAATCTTAAACCACAAAATGAGGGCTGGTAA